In Aquimarina spinulae, a single window of DNA contains:
- a CDS encoding electron transfer flavoprotein subunit beta/FixA family protein, producing MKILVCISHVPDTTSKINFTDGDTKFDTNGVQFVINPNDEFGLTRAMWFKEKQGASVDVANVGGPETEPTLRKALAIGADNAIRVNTEATDGFYVARQLAKVIQDGGYDLVIAGRESIDYNGGMVPGMISALTGANFVNTCIGLEVEGDTATVIREIDGGKETSTTKLPLIVGGQKGLVEESDLRIPNMRGIMMARKKPLTVVEPIEANQETKAVQFQKPTPKGEVTLVDPDNVDQLVALLHNEAKVI from the coding sequence ATGAAGATATTAGTTTGTATTAGCCATGTGCCAGACACAACTTCCAAAATTAATTTTACGGATGGAGATACTAAGTTTGATACCAATGGAGTGCAATTTGTGATTAATCCTAATGATGAGTTTGGGTTAACTCGTGCAATGTGGTTTAAAGAAAAGCAGGGAGCATCTGTAGATGTTGCAAACGTTGGTGGTCCCGAGACAGAACCTACTTTACGTAAGGCCTTGGCGATTGGTGCAGATAATGCAATTAGAGTAAATACCGAAGCTACAGATGGTTTTTATGTTGCTCGACAATTGGCAAAAGTTATACAGGACGGTGGTTATGATCTTGTTATTGCCGGTAGAGAGTCTATTGACTATAATGGTGGTATGGTGCCAGGAATGATTTCTGCTCTTACAGGTGCTAATTTTGTAAATACTTGCATCGGTTTAGAAGTCGAAGGAGATACAGCAACAGTAATACGCGAAATTGATGGAGGGAAAGAAACTTCTACGACTAAATTACCTTTAATTGTTGGAGGACAAAAAGGATTGGTAGAAGAAAGTGATTTACGTATTCCGAATATGAGAGGAATTATGATGGCTCGTAAAAAACCACTTACTGTAGTAGAGCCAATTGAAGCAAATCAAGAAACAAAAGCTGTTCAGTTTCAAAAACCAACTCCAAAAGGAGAAGTAACATTGGTAGATCCGGATAATGTGGATCAATTGGTTGCATTATTGCATAACGAGGCTAAGGTGATTTAA
- a CDS encoding NupC/NupG family nucleoside CNT transporter: MSSIYMKKGVLTFLLSLFVFTILSAQSIEKKWALEEVNGDTEETFTVKKGDYLSLKQGQFSYAFNGASETLQGDYLQQNNILLLFPETAQDSLIRYKVTTLTDSTLVVTKKGITYALTAQKGTEQVTPVTEVNQLIPNQGFSFNSLWRGVLGMIVLLVIAYLFSNNKKAINWKTVGIGLGAQLLLAFGVLKVSFVQKTFEFVGKLFVLILDFTRAGSEFLLGDMMNVDSFGFIFLFQVLPTIIFFSALTSVLFYLGVIQIVVKGMAWILTKLMGISGAESLSVAGNIFLGQTEAPLMIKAYLERMTRSEILLVMIGGMATVAGGVLAAYIGFLGGDDPVLRLEFAKHLLAASVMAAPGAIVISKLLYPQQEPIDTDVKVSTDKIGSNILDAIANGTTEGLKLAANVGAMLLVFIAFIAMINYGFGKFGELTGLDQFLANNTPYDKLSLEAILGTVFAPLMWLIGVAKEDMMLMGQLLGIKLAASEFVGYIQLADLKNPASALHFTYNKSVIMATYMLCGFANFASIGIQIGGIGSLAPGQRKTLSEFGMKALIGGTIASLLSATIAGMIIG, translated from the coding sequence ATGAGTTCAATTTATATGAAGAAAGGAGTACTTACTTTTCTATTATCTCTATTTGTTTTCACTATATTATCAGCACAATCCATAGAGAAAAAATGGGCTTTAGAAGAAGTTAATGGAGATACAGAAGAAACTTTTACCGTTAAAAAGGGAGATTATCTTTCATTAAAACAAGGCCAGTTTTCATATGCTTTTAATGGTGCTTCAGAAACACTACAAGGAGATTACTTACAACAAAATAATATTCTTTTACTTTTTCCTGAGACAGCTCAGGATTCTCTAATACGTTATAAGGTAACTACTTTAACGGATTCTACATTAGTGGTTACAAAAAAAGGAATTACATATGCTCTTACTGCTCAAAAAGGAACAGAACAAGTAACTCCTGTAACAGAAGTTAATCAACTTATACCTAATCAAGGATTTTCATTTAATAGTTTATGGAGAGGTGTTTTAGGAATGATAGTACTTCTGGTTATTGCCTACTTGTTTAGTAATAATAAAAAAGCAATCAATTGGAAAACTGTAGGAATAGGCCTCGGTGCTCAATTATTATTAGCTTTTGGAGTGTTGAAAGTAAGTTTTGTACAGAAAACCTTTGAGTTTGTAGGAAAGTTATTTGTTCTAATACTTGATTTTACCAGGGCAGGGAGTGAGTTTTTACTTGGGGATATGATGAATGTAGATAGTTTTGGATTTATCTTTTTGTTTCAGGTATTACCAACTATTATCTTCTTTTCGGCCTTAACATCTGTATTGTTTTATCTGGGAGTTATTCAGATTGTTGTAAAAGGTATGGCATGGATTTTAACAAAATTAATGGGTATTTCTGGAGCAGAAAGTCTAAGCGTTGCTGGTAATATCTTTTTAGGCCAAACAGAAGCTCCTTTGATGATCAAAGCATATTTAGAACGTATGACACGTTCAGAAATTCTTTTGGTGATGATTGGAGGAATGGCCACTGTAGCCGGTGGCGTTTTGGCTGCATATATAGGTTTTTTGGGAGGAGATGATCCTGTGTTAAGATTAGAATTTGCTAAGCACTTATTAGCTGCATCTGTAATGGCTGCTCCTGGAGCTATAGTGATTTCTAAATTACTATACCCTCAACAAGAACCTATTGATACCGATGTAAAAGTATCAACAGATAAAATAGGATCTAATATCCTTGATGCAATTGCTAACGGTACTACCGAAGGTCTTAAATTAGCAGCAAATGTAGGAGCAATGCTCCTTGTGTTTATTGCATTTATAGCAATGATAAATTATGGGTTTGGAAAATTTGGAGAGTTAACAGGTCTTGATCAATTCTTGGCTAATAACACTCCTTATGATAAGCTTTCATTAGAAGCGATTTTGGGAACCGTATTCGCACCTTTAATGTGGTTGATTGGAGTTGCCAAAGAGGATATGATGCTAATGGGACAATTATTAGGAATTAAATTGGCAGCAAGCGAGTTTGTAGGGTATATACAATTAGCAGATTTAAAAAACCCAGCCAGTGCTCTACATTTTACCTATAATAAATCTGTGATCATGGCGACTTATATGCTATGTGGTTTTGCAAATTTTGCTTCAATCGGAATACAAATCGGAGGTATAGGTTCGTTGGCACCTGGTCAACGAAAAACATTATCTGAATTCGGTATGAAAGCACTGATCGGAGGCACCATAGCATCCCTATTATCTGCTACAATTGCAGGAATGATAATAGGATAA
- a CDS encoding DUF5686 and carboxypeptidase-like regulatory domain-containing protein, translating to MRHLILGILFTLLSCTFLYSQTKIGGQVYDSNKQPVPFANIVFANSTIGTITDENGRFYMESDNNYSNVKVSFIGFKTKTIKLTKRVTYKMEIILEEEAAALDEVVIYKGKTSKKNNPAIDILRKIWKNRRENGVKKFKQYTYDKYEKLEFDLNTIDSALVNSRIFNGMEFIFDDVDTSRITGKTYLPIFLNEALSKVYGDNLINEEKEVLAGNKNAGFSDNQTLIAFVKDLYSDYDVYENYLKFFDKSFTSPLSRTGISVYNYVLTDSAYIDNKWCYNIIYYPRRKNELTFKGDFWVNDTTWAIKEINLEVTKSANINWVKDLYIEQEFDVLNDSIFLITKDYFQSDFAFSKKEKSRGVYGKRTTLYDNYKFDIKKDKKFYQSQVDPYDQDIYNREDSFWANARMEKLNKDEQKVYKLLDTLKTVKAFKRLYNIGTILASGYVEFNGFDFGPLFNTIGFNDIEGFRLRAGGRTYFTANDRWRIEGYGAYGFKDNKFKYGISGKYLVDRKSRLIVAAGNRRDVEQLGASLTNTNNVEGRSLASSSVIATGDNDRLTSINLSAFSMQIEPKKNLTVGITGSYRTLKPADPSLFSLDFLDPETNELRTQIKQTEIATQITYTPGRKTTGYGVDRIVVNDGDFSTLFLNYSVGVKGLIESDFEYQKLQFFYQQPWNIGGFGVLNSSLEIGKTFGEVPLGLLSVIPGNQTYLSIYNTFPLLNYYEFVTDTYTSLHLEHNFNGRIFSRIPLLRKLNLRELVGIRGVWGELSDENIALDASGFLQSVGAPNDKVYWEYSLGVGNIFKIFRIDFHFRGNYFDNPDARKFGVTGSFGFYF from the coding sequence ATGAGACATTTGATTTTAGGAATACTTTTTACTTTATTGAGTTGTACATTTCTTTATTCACAAACTAAAATTGGTGGCCAGGTTTATGATAGTAATAAGCAACCTGTTCCTTTTGCTAATATTGTATTTGCAAATTCTACAATAGGAACTATAACCGATGAAAACGGTAGGTTTTATATGGAATCTGACAACAATTATTCTAATGTTAAAGTTTCTTTTATTGGTTTTAAAACCAAAACTATAAAGCTAACCAAGCGGGTTACCTATAAGATGGAAATCATCCTCGAAGAGGAGGCCGCTGCATTGGATGAAGTTGTTATCTACAAAGGAAAAACTTCTAAAAAAAATAATCCCGCGATTGATATTCTAAGAAAAATCTGGAAAAACCGACGGGAAAACGGAGTTAAGAAGTTTAAACAATACACCTATGATAAATATGAAAAATTAGAATTTGACCTTAATACTATTGATAGTGCTTTGGTCAATAGTAGGATTTTTAATGGTATGGAATTTATTTTTGATGATGTAGATACATCGAGAATAACCGGAAAAACCTATTTACCCATTTTTCTTAATGAAGCTCTTTCTAAAGTATATGGTGATAATTTAATTAATGAAGAGAAAGAAGTATTGGCAGGAAATAAAAATGCTGGATTTAGTGATAATCAAACTTTAATTGCATTTGTTAAAGACTTGTACTCTGACTATGACGTTTATGAAAACTATCTAAAATTCTTTGATAAAAGCTTTACCAGTCCATTATCTCGAACTGGGATTAGTGTATATAACTATGTCTTAACAGATAGTGCATATATAGATAATAAATGGTGTTATAACATTATATATTACCCCAGAAGAAAAAATGAGTTGACTTTTAAAGGAGATTTTTGGGTTAATGATACTACCTGGGCCATTAAAGAAATAAATCTGGAAGTTACAAAAAGTGCCAATATTAACTGGGTAAAAGATTTATATATCGAACAAGAGTTCGATGTCTTAAATGATTCTATTTTTCTAATTACCAAAGATTATTTTCAGTCTGACTTTGCTTTTAGTAAGAAAGAAAAATCACGTGGAGTATATGGTAAAAGAACAACTTTATATGACAATTATAAATTTGACATAAAAAAAGATAAAAAATTCTATCAAAGTCAGGTAGATCCATATGACCAGGATATCTATAACAGAGAGGATTCTTTCTGGGCTAATGCCAGAATGGAAAAACTGAATAAGGATGAACAAAAAGTATACAAACTACTCGATACCCTTAAGACGGTAAAAGCTTTTAAACGACTCTATAATATAGGGACCATATTAGCTTCGGGATATGTAGAGTTTAATGGTTTTGATTTTGGCCCTCTTTTTAATACTATAGGATTTAATGATATTGAAGGGTTTAGGCTTAGAGCAGGTGGTAGAACATATTTTACTGCTAATGATAGATGGCGTATAGAAGGTTATGGCGCTTACGGTTTTAAAGACAATAAGTTTAAATATGGAATTTCGGGTAAATATCTTGTGGATCGGAAATCAAGACTTATCGTAGCTGCCGGAAACCGACGAGATGTAGAGCAACTTGGCGCCAGTCTAACCAATACTAATAATGTTGAAGGAAGAAGTCTGGCCTCCTCTTCTGTTATCGCTACCGGAGATAATGATAGGCTTACATCTATCAATCTGTCTGCATTTTCTATGCAAATAGAACCCAAGAAAAACTTAACAGTAGGAATAACAGGATCATACAGAACTTTAAAACCAGCAGACCCTTCTTTATTCAGCTTAGATTTTCTTGATCCCGAAACCAATGAATTGCGAACTCAAATCAAACAAACCGAAATAGCAACTCAAATTACATATACACCTGGTAGAAAAACTACTGGTTATGGTGTAGATAGAATTGTTGTAAATGATGGTGATTTTTCAACTTTATTCTTAAACTATAGTGTTGGTGTAAAGGGCTTGATCGAAAGTGATTTTGAGTATCAAAAACTACAATTTTTCTATCAACAACCATGGAACATTGGAGGTTTTGGTGTATTAAACAGCTCATTAGAAATAGGAAAAACATTTGGCGAAGTCCCACTTGGTTTATTAAGTGTTATCCCAGGAAATCAAACTTATCTTTCTATATATAATACTTTTCCATTATTAAACTATTATGAATTTGTTACAGATACTTATACTTCTCTTCACTTAGAACATAATTTTAATGGTAGAATATTTTCAAGAATTCCGCTACTAAGAAAACTTAACCTTAGGGAGCTAGTCGGTATAAGAGGTGTTTGGGGAGAATTATCTGATGAAAATATAGCACTCGATGCTTCAGGCTTTTTACAATCTGTAGGAGCTCCTAACGATAAAGTATATTGGGAGTATAGTTTGGGTGTAGGGAATATTTTTAAAATTTTCAGAATAGATTTTCATTTTAGAGGAAATTATTTTGACAATCCTGATGCTCGTAAATTTGGAGTTACCGGATCTTTTGGGTTTTATTTCTAA
- a CDS encoding bifunctional nuclease family protein: MSLVRLNIKGISYSQTQNGAYALILSEVDGERKLPIVIGAFEAQSIAIALEKEIKPPRPLTHDLFKNFADRFDIIVKQVIIHKLVDGVFYSSVICERDKIEEIIDARTSDAIALALRFQAPIFTYKNILDQAGIYLKVNPKKDDETDPENLLVDELVSDDVEMVGKETSYKDLSIEELNRMLDQAVTNEDYELAARIRDEISKRG, from the coding sequence ATGAGTTTAGTTCGACTGAACATAAAAGGAATATCATACAGTCAAACCCAAAATGGTGCTTATGCGCTAATTTTAAGTGAGGTGGATGGAGAAAGAAAGTTACCAATTGTTATAGGTGCTTTTGAGGCACAATCTATAGCTATTGCTTTAGAAAAGGAAATCAAACCACCTAGACCACTTACCCATGATCTTTTTAAGAATTTTGCAGATCGGTTTGATATTATAGTAAAGCAAGTAATTATTCATAAACTGGTAGACGGTGTCTTTTATTCCAGTGTTATTTGTGAACGCGATAAAATTGAAGAAATTATAGATGCCAGAACAAGCGATGCAATTGCATTAGCACTACGATTTCAAGCTCCTATATTTACCTATAAAAATATTTTGGATCAGGCTGGTATATATCTTAAAGTAAATCCTAAAAAGGATGATGAGACCGATCCCGAAAACCTCTTAGTAGATGAATTGGTTTCTGATGATGTTGAAATGGTAGGTAAAGAAACAAGTTATAAAGACTTATCTATTGAAGAACTCAATCGAATGCTTGATCAGGCAGTTACTAATGAAGACTATGAATTAGCAGCAAGGATTCGCGATGAAATTTCTAAACGAGGCTAA
- a CDS encoding electron transfer flavoprotein subunit alpha/FixB family protein yields MSILVYTESEGQKFKKAAFEVASYAKEVAAMLGTTVTAVSINGGDSSELGAYGVDKVLEIKNDKLSTFNAKAYADAIKQAAVQEDAKVVVVSSTADSKFLAPLLAVHLNAGYASNVVGLPERASPFKVKRTAFTNKAFNVTEIPTDVKVIGLSNNAFGLKENAGSAASETFEPSLSDGDFGVQVTAVDKATDKVSIADAEIVVSGGRGLKGPENWGMIEELADVLGAATACSKPVSDMGWRPHSEHVGQTGKPVASNLYIAIGVSGAIQHLAGINASKVKVVINNDPEAPFFKAADYGIVGDAFEVVPKLIEKLKEFKSNNA; encoded by the coding sequence ATGTCAATTTTAGTATATACAGAAAGTGAAGGCCAAAAATTTAAAAAAGCCGCTTTCGAAGTGGCATCTTATGCAAAAGAAGTTGCTGCTATGCTTGGTACAACTGTAACCGCTGTAAGTATTAATGGAGGGGATAGTAGCGAATTAGGAGCGTATGGAGTAGATAAAGTTTTAGAGATAAAAAATGATAAACTATCTACATTTAATGCAAAAGCATATGCAGATGCAATAAAACAAGCAGCAGTACAAGAAGATGCAAAGGTTGTTGTGGTGAGTTCTACAGCAGATAGCAAATTTTTGGCACCTTTACTAGCGGTACACCTTAATGCCGGATATGCTTCTAATGTTGTAGGATTGCCAGAGCGCGCTTCTCCTTTTAAAGTGAAACGTACCGCATTTACCAATAAAGCATTTAATGTTACAGAAATACCAACAGATGTTAAAGTAATTGGTTTGTCTAATAATGCTTTTGGTCTTAAAGAAAATGCTGGATCTGCAGCTTCTGAGACTTTTGAACCATCACTTTCTGATGGTGATTTTGGAGTACAGGTAACCGCTGTAGATAAAGCTACAGATAAAGTTTCTATTGCAGATGCAGAAATTGTAGTATCAGGAGGACGTGGGTTAAAAGGTCCCGAAAATTGGGGAATGATAGAAGAGCTTGCAGATGTGCTTGGCGCAGCTACAGCATGTTCAAAACCAGTAAGTGATATGGGATGGAGACCTCATAGTGAACATGTAGGACAAACCGGAAAACCAGTTGCGTCTAATCTGTATATTGCTATTGGAGTTTCTGGAGCCATTCAACACTTGGCAGGAATTAATGCCAGTAAAGTAAAAGTGGTAATTAATAATGATCCTGAGGCCCCTTTCTTTAAAGCTGCGGACTACGGAATAGTGGGAGATGCTTTTGAAGTAGTACCAAAACTTATTGAAAAATTAAAAGAATTTAAGTCGAATAACGCATAA
- a CDS encoding pyruvate dehydrogenase complex E1 component subunit beta: MSTKNNKNKHMKTIQFREAICEAMTEEMRRDESIYLMGEEVAEYNGAYKASKGMLDEFGPDRVLDTPISELGFSGIGVGSAMNGNRPIIEFMTFNFSLVGIDQIINNAAKMRQMSGGQFNIPIVFRGPTASAGQLGATHSQAFENWFANTPGLKVVVPSNPKDAKGLLKSAIRDNDPVIFMESEQMYGDKGEVPEGEFTIPLGVAETKREGNDVTIVSFGKIIKEAYKAADELAKENISCEIIDLRTVRPLDLDAIFTSVKKTNRLIILEEAWPLANISSEITYQVQSNIFDYLDAPILKINTADTPTPYSPQLLEEWLPNSKDVVKAVKKVMYK, encoded by the coding sequence GTGTCGACTAAAAATAATAAAAACAAGCACATGAAGACCATACAATTCAGAGAAGCGATTTGCGAAGCAATGACTGAAGAAATGCGACGAGATGAATCCATATATTTAATGGGTGAAGAGGTTGCAGAATATAACGGAGCGTATAAAGCAAGTAAAGGCATGCTGGACGAGTTTGGTCCGGATCGGGTTCTTGACACTCCTATCTCTGAGTTAGGTTTTTCAGGTATTGGTGTTGGTAGTGCTATGAATGGTAATAGACCCATTATCGAATTCATGACGTTTAATTTTTCATTAGTAGGAATAGATCAAATCATTAACAACGCTGCAAAAATGCGCCAAATGAGTGGTGGTCAATTTAATATTCCTATTGTTTTTAGAGGCCCTACTGCTTCTGCAGGTCAATTGGGTGCTACACACTCACAAGCTTTTGAAAATTGGTTTGCCAACACACCAGGATTAAAAGTAGTGGTTCCTTCAAATCCAAAAGATGCAAAAGGATTATTAAAATCTGCCATCAGAGATAACGATCCTGTTATCTTCATGGAAAGTGAACAAATGTATGGCGATAAAGGCGAGGTACCAGAAGGTGAGTTTACCATTCCTCTTGGAGTAGCGGAAACAAAGAGAGAAGGTAACGATGTTACTATTGTTTCATTTGGAAAAATTATTAAAGAAGCGTATAAAGCAGCAGATGAACTCGCTAAAGAAAATATCTCTTGTGAGATTATAGACCTAAGAACTGTTCGCCCTCTAGATCTTGACGCTATATTTACTTCTGTTAAAAAAACAAATCGACTAATTATTCTTGAGGAAGCTTGGCCTTTAGCTAATATCTCTTCAGAAATCACATATCAGGTACAATCTAATATTTTCGACTACTTGGATGCACCTATCTTAAAAATCAACACCGCAGATACACCAACTCCATATTCTCCACAACTATTAGAAGAATGGTTGCCTAATAGTAAAGATGTTGTTAAAGCTGTTAAAAAAGTAATGTATAAATAA
- a CDS encoding energy transducer TonB has protein sequence MKKTLLILTLLLSGISFSQDAIILSQENANEKGITPLWPKCDRSRQTPAQCFDQKLRNHIIQNFEYPEIAMNEGLSGTVTVEFIINKKGKVEVLEVTGAHRYLQREAIRIIRAIPKMKPGKWGEKPIAVAYTVPITFRKPQ, from the coding sequence ATGAAAAAAACATTACTTATTTTAACACTTTTGCTTTCGGGAATTTCCTTTTCCCAGGATGCAATAATTTTATCGCAGGAAAATGCGAATGAAAAAGGAATCACACCACTGTGGCCAAAATGTGATCGGTCAAGACAAACCCCCGCACAATGTTTTGATCAAAAATTGAGAAATCATATTATTCAAAATTTTGAGTACCCAGAGATTGCTATGAACGAAGGATTAAGTGGTACAGTAACAGTAGAGTTTATTATAAATAAAAAAGGAAAAGTAGAAGTCCTTGAAGTTACAGGAGCACATAGATATTTACAAAGAGAAGCTATTAGAATTATTAGAGCTATCCCTAAGATGAAACCAGGTAAATGGGGAGAGAAACCAATAGCTGTAGCTTATACTGTTCCAATTACGTTTAGAAAACCACAGTAA
- a CDS encoding thymidylate synthase, which yields MRQYLDLVNHVIENGNAKEDRTGTGTKSVFGYQMRFDLSEGFPMVTTKKLHLKSIVHELLWFLKGDTNIGYLQENGVRIWNEWADDNGDLGPVYGHQWRNWDNNEIDQIKEIVETLKSNPDSRRMLVSAWNPSVLPDTSKSFSENVANGKAALPPCHAFFQFYVANGKLSCQLYQRSADVFLGVPFNIASYALFTMMMAQVCGYEAGEFIHTFGDAHIYNNHKEQLELQLSRTPRKLPKMILNPEVKDIFGFVFDDFKLVDYDPHSHIKGRVAV from the coding sequence ATGAGGCAATATCTTGATCTTGTGAATCATGTAATTGAAAATGGAAATGCAAAAGAAGATCGAACTGGCACAGGTACAAAAAGCGTTTTTGGTTACCAAATGCGTTTTGATCTTAGTGAAGGATTCCCTATGGTCACTACCAAAAAACTACATCTAAAATCTATAGTCCACGAATTATTATGGTTTTTGAAAGGAGATACCAATATAGGGTATCTTCAGGAGAATGGCGTTCGTATCTGGAACGAATGGGCTGATGATAATGGAGATTTAGGCCCTGTATATGGTCATCAATGGCGTAATTGGGATAATAATGAAATCGACCAGATCAAAGAAATAGTAGAGACGCTTAAAAGCAATCCCGATAGTAGGCGTATGTTGGTATCTGCTTGGAACCCAAGTGTTCTTCCAGATACATCAAAGTCTTTTTCAGAAAATGTGGCTAACGGTAAGGCGGCATTACCTCCCTGTCATGCTTTTTTTCAATTTTATGTTGCTAATGGTAAACTGTCGTGTCAACTGTATCAACGTAGTGCAGATGTTTTTTTAGGGGTGCCATTTAATATAGCTTCTTATGCTTTGTTTACCATGATGATGGCACAGGTTTGTGGCTATGAAGCAGGTGAGTTTATACATACTTTTGGAGATGCACATATCTATAACAATCATAAAGAACAACTAGAGCTTCAGCTATCTAGAACACCTCGAAAATTACCCAAAATGATACTTAATCCAGAGGTGAAAGATATTTTTGGCTTCGTTTTTGATGATTTCAAGTTAGTAGACTATGATCCGCACTCGCATATAAAGGGAAGGGTTGCAGTTTAA